A window of the Pseudomonas fluorescens genome harbors these coding sequences:
- a CDS encoding Hpt domain-containing protein, with translation MADTHVDHEALSALREVMEDSYPELLDTFLADSENRLRELQQTADADALSSVAHSFKGSSSNMGAIRLAVLCQELEQHAKDKSPSEIIKLVADIHSEFADVRPVYVAERQRSLTH, from the coding sequence GTGGCTGATACACATGTGGACCACGAGGCGCTAAGCGCGCTGCGGGAAGTGATGGAAGACAGCTATCCGGAACTGCTGGATACCTTTCTTGCCGATTCCGAAAACCGCCTGCGGGAGTTGCAACAGACTGCCGATGCCGATGCATTGTCTTCCGTCGCGCACAGCTTCAAGGGCAGCAGCAGCAACATGGGTGCGATCCGTCTTGCCGTGCTGTGCCAGGAGCTGGAACAGCATGCCAAAGACAAAAGCCCTTCTGAAATCATCAAGCTGGTCGCCGATATCCATAGCGAATTCGCCGATGTGCGGCCCGTTTATGTGGCCGAGCGCCAGCGCTCGCTGACGCACTGA
- a CDS encoding flagellar hook-length control protein FliK, which yields MPASPNILLQTAAQAKAQAASAKSSAVAAEPGDKASSFAQVFADQGPNKPSVSVDNSAKPARDKVADNSGKKDVGKDQSAAPEPAVADSGKALPADKPATAATDDKTATDDETADTAPTPVVDTAPVDPALVAAVEPVVTAPVAATPVVDTAAKPETDQPAVAALPGMVKDPAPATDPAFDPEADPLDSLPAVRMAMEQSGHISASSQSQPKATPAQAQADGELTSAQNFAAGMASMLDVQADKDSTSQGGEKAFSGLIDDGLKDLKTATSDTRVDDFANRLAALTQAATPKTANAVPVNQPIAMHQNGWTEEVVNRVMYLSSNNLKAADIQLQPAELGRLDIRVNMVPDQQTQVTFMSAHPSVREALDGQMHRLRDMFTQQGMGQVDVNVSDQNRGWQGQGQEQAQQGQSGRTSAAGGRLDSAEEELTPAAVAEAAATATHVIGSSAVDYYA from the coding sequence ATGCCTGCAAGCCCCAACATTCTTCTTCAGACCGCCGCCCAGGCCAAGGCGCAAGCAGCTTCGGCCAAATCATCGGCAGTGGCCGCAGAGCCCGGGGACAAGGCCTCCAGCTTCGCTCAGGTGTTCGCCGATCAAGGCCCGAACAAACCCTCGGTGAGCGTCGACAATTCGGCAAAACCTGCCCGTGACAAGGTTGCTGACAACAGCGGCAAGAAGGACGTGGGCAAGGATCAGTCTGCCGCCCCGGAGCCGGCGGTTGCCGATAGCGGCAAAGCCTTGCCCGCCGACAAACCGGCGACAGCGGCAACGGACGACAAGACTGCTACTGATGATGAGACTGCCGATACCGCGCCGACTCCTGTTGTCGACACGGCACCGGTGGATCCGGCGCTGGTGGCGGCGGTGGAGCCCGTCGTCACCGCACCGGTAGCCGCTACTCCTGTCGTCGATACCGCCGCGAAACCGGAAACCGATCAACCTGCCGTGGCGGCATTGCCGGGTATGGTCAAGGATCCGGCGCCGGCCACTGACCCGGCTTTCGACCCCGAGGCGGATCCGCTGGATTCGCTGCCCGCCGTGCGCATGGCCATGGAGCAGAGCGGTCACATTTCCGCTTCCAGCCAGTCCCAGCCCAAGGCCACCCCGGCCCAGGCTCAGGCTGACGGCGAATTGACCTCGGCGCAGAATTTCGCTGCCGGCATGGCCAGCATGCTTGATGTGCAGGCAGACAAGGACAGCACCAGTCAGGGCGGCGAAAAGGCATTCAGCGGTCTGATCGATGACGGCTTGAAAGACCTGAAGACCGCCACCAGTGACACCCGCGTGGATGATTTCGCCAACCGTCTGGCGGCGCTGACCCAGGCTGCCACACCGAAAACCGCCAACGCGGTGCCGGTGAACCAGCCGATTGCCATGCACCAGAACGGCTGGACCGAAGAAGTGGTCAACCGGGTCATGTACCTGTCGAGCAACAACCTGAAGGCGGCTGACATCCAGTTGCAACCGGCCGAGCTGGGGCGTCTGGATATCCGGGTGAACATGGTCCCGGACCAACAGACCCAGGTGACCTTCATGAGCGCGCATCCGAGCGTGCGAGAAGCCCTCGACGGTCAGATGCACCGCCTGCGCGACATGTTCACCCAGCAAGGCATGGGACAGGTGGACGTCAACGTTTCCGACCAGAACCGTGGCTGGCAGGGTCAAGGCCAGGAACAGGCGCAGCAGGGCCAGAGCGGTCGCACCAGCGCTGCCGGCGGTCGCCTGGATTCGGCTGAAGAAGAGTTGACGCCGGCAGCGGTCGCTGAAGCTGCTGCTACGGCCACACACGTGATCGGCTCCAGCGCCGTCGACTACTACGCCTGA
- the fliL gene encoding flagellar basal body-associated protein FliL, translated as MAKSEAAAVKDPATKGKLKLIIMIVLGLLLAIGTSVGATWFFMHSAQSKPEAAAEAAPVGKQPAIFEPMAPAFVANYNQNGRQRYMQVSITMLARNQADLEALKVHMPVIRNNLVMLFSGQDFATLATPVGQEMLRQKATASVQEVAQKELGKVVIEQLLFTNFVLQ; from the coding sequence ATGGCGAAGAGCGAAGCTGCAGCAGTAAAAGACCCCGCAACCAAAGGCAAACTCAAGCTGATCATCATGATCGTGCTGGGTCTGTTGCTGGCGATCGGCACGTCCGTGGGGGCGACCTGGTTCTTCATGCACAGTGCCCAGAGCAAGCCCGAGGCGGCCGCCGAAGCGGCACCGGTCGGCAAGCAACCGGCGATTTTCGAGCCGATGGCGCCGGCCTTCGTGGCGAACTACAACCAGAACGGCCGTCAGCGCTACATGCAGGTGAGCATCACCATGCTGGCGCGCAATCAGGCGGATCTGGAAGCGCTCAAAGTGCACATGCCGGTGATCCGCAACAACCTGGTGATGCTCTTCTCCGGTCAGGATTTCGCCACGCTGGCGACCCCGGTCGGTCAAGAGATGTTGCGCCAGAAGGCCACAGCCAGCGTCCAGGAAGTGGCGCAGAAAGAGCTGGGCAAAGTGGTGATCGAACAGTTGCTTTTCACTAATTTCGTACTGCAGTAG
- the fliM gene encoding flagellar motor switch protein FliM, whose amino-acid sequence MAVQDLLSQDEIDALLHGVDDGLVQTDNAAEPGSVKSYDLTSQDRIVRGRMPTLEMINERFARYTRISMFNMLRRSADVAVGGVQVMKFGEYVHSLYVPTSLNLVKIKPLRGTALFILDAKLVFKLVDNFFGGDGRHAKIEGREFTPTELRVVRMVLEQAFVDLKEAWQAIMEVNFEYINSEVNPAMANIVGPSEAIVVSTFHIELDGGGGDLHVTMPYSMIEPVREMLDAGFQSDLDDQDERWVNALRQDVLDVDVPIGATVARRQLKLRDILHMQPGDVIPVEMPEDMIMRANGVPAFKVKMGSHKGNLALQVIEPIERR is encoded by the coding sequence ATGGCCGTGCAGGATCTGCTGTCCCAGGATGAAATCGACGCGCTGTTGCATGGCGTCGACGATGGTCTGGTACAGACCGATAACGCTGCCGAACCCGGCAGTGTCAAAAGCTACGACCTGACCAGCCAGGATCGCATCGTCCGTGGACGCATGCCGACTCTGGAAATGATCAACGAGCGTTTTGCCCGCTACACCCGCATCAGCATGTTCAACATGCTGCGCCGCTCGGCGGACGTTGCCGTCGGTGGCGTACAGGTGATGAAGTTCGGCGAATACGTGCACTCGCTGTACGTGCCGACCAGCCTCAACCTGGTCAAGATCAAACCCCTGCGCGGCACCGCGCTGTTCATCCTCGACGCCAAACTGGTGTTCAAGCTGGTGGACAACTTCTTCGGCGGCGACGGCCGTCACGCCAAGATCGAAGGTCGTGAATTCACCCCGACCGAACTGCGCGTGGTGCGCATGGTGCTGGAGCAGGCGTTCGTCGACTTGAAAGAAGCCTGGCAGGCGATCATGGAAGTCAACTTCGAGTACATCAACTCGGAAGTGAACCCGGCCATGGCCAACATCGTCGGCCCGAGCGAAGCGATTGTGGTATCGACCTTCCACATCGAACTCGACGGCGGTGGCGGTGATCTGCACGTGACCATGCCGTACTCGATGATCGAGCCGGTGCGCGAAATGCTCGACGCCGGTTTCCAGTCGGACCTCGACGACCAGGACGAACGCTGGGTCAACGCCCTGCGCCAGGACGTGCTCGACGTCGATGTGCCGATCGGTGCCACCGTGGCTCGCCGCCAGTTGAAACTGCGCGACATCCTGCACATGCAGCCGGGTGACGTGATTCCGGTCGAGATGCCGGAAGACATGATCATGCGCGCCAACGGCGTGCCGGCCTTCAAGGTCAAGATGGGTTCGCACAAAGGCAACCTCGCGTTGCAAGTGATCGAGCCGATCGAGCGCCGCTGA
- the fliN gene encoding flagellar motor switch protein FliN produces MNDDMNTQDDQALADEWAAALEETGEAGQADIDALLAADAGASSSNRLPMEEFGSVPKNNDPVSLDGPNLDVILDIPVSISMEVGSTDINIRNLLQLNQGSVIELDRLAGEPLDVLVNGTLIAHGEVVVVNEKFGIRLTDVISPSERIKKLR; encoded by the coding sequence ATGAACGACGATATGAACACCCAGGACGATCAGGCACTGGCCGATGAATGGGCTGCCGCCCTGGAAGAAACCGGTGAAGCCGGGCAGGCCGACATCGACGCGCTGCTGGCCGCCGATGCAGGTGCTTCGAGCTCCAACCGTCTGCCGATGGAAGAGTTCGGCAGCGTGCCGAAGAACAACGATCCGGTGTCGCTGGATGGCCCGAATCTGGATGTGATTCTCGACATTCCGGTGTCGATCTCGATGGAAGTGGGCAGCACCGACATCAACATCCGCAACCTGCTGCAACTCAACCAGGGTTCGGTGATCGAGCTCGATCGTCTGGCCGGCGAGCCGCTGGACGTGCTGGTCAACGGCACCCTGATCGCTCACGGTGAAGTGGTTGTGGTCAACGAAAAGTTCGGCATCCGTCTGACTGACGTGATCAGCCCGAGCGAACGCATCAAGAAGCTGCGCTGA
- the fliO gene encoding flagellar biosynthetic protein FliO, translating to MKKVLGALFGLALALPFSVLAAEPVATTAAAAAPAVNSGVAGQLTQLVLGLLLVLGLIFFLAWLLRRVQQAGPAGKGQVIELVGSRALGPRDRLMLVQVGNEQILLGLSPGTITALHVLKEPVEVPSTADKATPEFAQHLLKILGKDQKDKK from the coding sequence GTGAAAAAGGTTCTGGGGGCTTTGTTCGGTCTGGCACTGGCGTTGCCGTTCAGCGTGCTGGCGGCCGAGCCGGTGGCGACCACGGCAGCGGCTGCTGCGCCGGCCGTCAACAGCGGCGTGGCGGGTCAACTGACGCAACTGGTGCTGGGCCTGTTGCTGGTGCTGGGGTTGATCTTCTTCCTCGCCTGGCTGTTGCGCCGCGTGCAGCAGGCAGGTCCAGCCGGCAAGGGCCAGGTGATCGAGTTGGTCGGTTCCCGCGCGCTCGGGCCGCGTGACCGTCTGATGCTGGTGCAGGTCGGCAACGAGCAGATTCTGCTCGGTCTCAGCCCCGGAACCATCACTGCGTTGCACGTGCTCAAAGAGCCGGTCGAGGTGCCGAGCACCGCCGATAAAGCGACTCCGGAATTTGCCCAGCATCTGTTGAAGATCCTCGGCAAGGATCAGAAGGATAAGAAGTAA
- the fliP gene encoding flagellar type III secretion system pore protein FliP (The bacterial flagellar biogenesis protein FliP forms a type III secretion system (T3SS)-type pore required for flagellar assembly.), which translates to MGASRIVLTLALMLAAPLAFAADPLSIPAITLGTNAEGAQEYSVSLQILLIMTALSFIPAAVILMTSFTRIIIVFSILRQALGLQQTPSNQILTGMALFLTLFIMAPVFDRVNNDALQPYLAEKLTAQQAVEKAQVPIKDFMLAQTRSSDLELFMRLSKRTDIATPDAAPLTILVPAFVTSELKTAFQIGFMIFIPFLIIDLVVASVLMAMGMMMLSPLIISLPFKIMLFVLVDGWALIIGTLASSFGGVSP; encoded by the coding sequence ATGGGCGCGTCGCGCATCGTCTTGACCCTGGCCTTGATGTTGGCCGCGCCGCTGGCCTTCGCCGCCGATCCGTTGTCGATCCCGGCGATCACTCTGGGCACCAACGCCGAGGGCGCGCAGGAGTATTCGGTCAGCCTGCAGATCCTGCTGATCATGACGGCGCTGAGCTTCATTCCGGCCGCCGTCATCCTGATGACCAGTTTCACCCGGATCATCATCGTCTTCTCGATCCTGCGTCAGGCCCTTGGCCTGCAGCAGACGCCGTCGAACCAGATCCTCACCGGCATGGCGCTGTTCCTGACGCTGTTCATCATGGCGCCGGTGTTCGATCGCGTGAACAACGATGCCTTGCAGCCGTACCTCGCGGAAAAACTGACCGCTCAGCAGGCAGTGGAAAAGGCTCAGGTGCCGATCAAGGACTTCATGCTCGCCCAGACCCGCTCCAGCGATCTGGAGCTGTTCATGCGCCTGTCCAAGCGCACCGACATCGCCACTCCGGATGCTGCGCCGCTGACGATTCTGGTGCCGGCGTTCGTGACGTCTGAACTGAAGACCGCGTTCCAGATCGGCTTCATGATCTTCATCCCGTTCCTGATCATCGACCTGGTGGTCGCGAGCGTGCTGATGGCGATGGGTATGATGATGCTGTCGCCGCTGATCATTTCCCTGCCGTTCAAAATCATGCTTTTCGTGCTGGTGGATGGCTGGGCGCTGATCATCGGCACCCTGGCCAGCAGTTTCGGAGGTGTATCGCCATGA
- the fliQ gene encoding flagellar biosynthesis protein FliQ translates to MTPEVAVDIFREALWLTTMMVAILVVPSLLVGLLVSMFQAATQINEQTLSFLPRLLVMLVTLIVAGPWLVQTFMEYITQLYKNIPMVIG, encoded by the coding sequence ATGACGCCAGAAGTAGCGGTCGACATCTTTCGCGAAGCCCTGTGGCTGACCACCATGATGGTGGCGATCCTGGTGGTCCCGAGTCTGTTGGTGGGCCTGCTGGTGTCGATGTTTCAGGCCGCGACCCAGATCAACGAACAGACCCTGAGCTTTTTGCCGCGTCTGCTGGTGATGCTGGTAACGCTGATCGTCGCCGGCCCGTGGCTGGTGCAGACGTTCATGGAATACATCACGCAGTTGTACAAAAACATTCCGATGGTCATCGGCTAA
- the fliR gene encoding flagellar biosynthetic protein FliR — MQSLLQLTDTQISTWVASFMLPMFRVASMLMVMPVFGTTLVPRRIRLYFAFAITVVITPNLPPMPAVSPLDLSGLLLIAEQILVGAVLGFSLQLFFQAFVVAGQIVAIQMGMGFASMIDPTNGVSVAVIGQFFTMLVTLLFLSMNGHLVVFEVLTESFTTLPVGGGLMTTHYWELAGKLGWVLGAALLLVLPAVTALLVVNIAFGVMTRAAPQLNIFSIGFPLTLVLGLFIVWVGLADILNQYQPLATEALQFLRELAKAR, encoded by the coding sequence ATGCAATCGTTGCTTCAGCTGACCGATACCCAGATCAGCACCTGGGTGGCGTCGTTCATGCTGCCGATGTTTCGCGTCGCCTCGATGTTGATGGTGATGCCGGTCTTCGGAACCACGCTGGTGCCCCGGCGGATCCGTCTGTACTTCGCCTTCGCGATCACCGTGGTGATCACGCCCAACTTGCCGCCGATGCCGGCGGTCAGCCCGCTGGACCTCAGCGGCCTGCTGCTGATTGCCGAGCAGATTCTGGTGGGTGCGGTGCTGGGCTTCTCTCTGCAACTGTTCTTTCAGGCCTTCGTGGTGGCGGGGCAGATCGTCGCGATCCAGATGGGTATGGGCTTCGCGTCGATGATCGACCCTACCAACGGCGTGTCGGTGGCGGTGATCGGGCAGTTCTTCACGATGCTGGTGACCCTGCTGTTCCTGTCGATGAACGGGCACCTGGTGGTCTTCGAAGTGCTCACCGAAAGCTTCACCACGCTGCCGGTCGGCGGCGGGCTGATGACCACGCATTACTGGGAACTGGCCGGCAAACTCGGCTGGGTGCTGGGCGCCGCGTTGTTGCTGGTGTTGCCGGCGGTCACCGCGCTGCTGGTGGTCAACATCGCCTTTGGCGTGATGACCCGCGCTGCGCCGCAGCTGAACATTTTTTCCATCGGCTTCCCGCTGACCCTCGTACTCGGCCTGTTCATCGTCTGGGTCGGGCTGGCGGACATTCTCAATCAGTATCAACCGCTGGCCACCGAGGCCTTGCAGTTTTTACGCGAACTGGCAAAGGCGCGCTGA
- the flhB gene encoding flagellar biosynthesis protein FlhB, whose amino-acid sequence MAESESGQDKTEDPTEKRKKDSREKGEIARSKELNTLAIMLAGSAALLIFGGMLAQELMDLMRQNFTLSREVIMDERSMATFLMSSGLQALLAIQPIMITLLLAAFLGPIALGGWLFAAGSLAPKFSRMNPAAGLKRMFSMKAVIELLKALAKFLITLGVALVVLNSDIDDLLRIAHEPLDRAIIHSLQLVGWSSLWLACGLIIIAAVDVPVQIWESIKKLKMTKQEVRDEHKDQEGRPEVKQRIRQVQREMSQRRMMAAIPDADVVITNPTHYAVALKYDAEKGGAPMLLAKGSDFLALKIREIAVANNVMLLESPALARSIYYSTELEEEIPGGLYLAVAQVLAYVYQIRQHRAGKGKFPEPLKDDLPIPPDLRRDS is encoded by the coding sequence ATGGCTGAGAGCGAAAGCGGTCAGGACAAAACAGAAGACCCCACGGAGAAGCGCAAAAAGGACTCCCGGGAAAAGGGTGAGATTGCGCGCTCCAAGGAGCTCAACACCCTGGCGATCATGCTCGCCGGCTCTGCCGCGCTGCTGATTTTTGGCGGGATGCTGGCGCAGGAATTGATGGACCTGATGCGCCAGAACTTCACGCTGTCGCGGGAAGTGATCATGGACGAGCGCTCCATGGCGACGTTCCTGATGAGTTCCGGATTGCAGGCATTGCTGGCGATTCAGCCGATCATGATCACCCTGTTGCTGGCGGCTTTCCTCGGGCCGATCGCGCTGGGCGGCTGGTTGTTCGCCGCCGGTTCGCTGGCACCCAAGTTCAGTCGGATGAACCCGGCGGCGGGCCTCAAGCGGATGTTCTCGATGAAGGCCGTGATCGAGCTGCTCAAGGCGCTGGCCAAGTTTCTCATCACGTTGGGTGTGGCGCTGGTGGTACTCAATTCGGACATCGACGACCTGCTGCGCATCGCCCATGAGCCGCTGGACCGGGCGATCATTCACAGCTTGCAACTGGTGGGCTGGAGCTCGCTGTGGCTGGCCTGCGGGTTGATCATCATCGCCGCTGTCGACGTTCCCGTGCAGATCTGGGAGAGCATCAAGAAGCTCAAGATGACCAAGCAGGAAGTGCGCGACGAGCACAAGGACCAGGAAGGTCGGCCGGAGGTCAAGCAACGGATTCGTCAGGTTCAGCGCGAGATGTCGCAGCGGCGGATGATGGCGGCGATCCCGGATGCCGACGTGGTCATCACCAACCCGACCCACTACGCCGTGGCGCTCAAGTACGACGCCGAGAAGGGCGGGGCGCCGATGCTGCTGGCCAAGGGCAGCGATTTCCTGGCGCTGAAGATCCGCGAGATCGCCGTGGCCAACAACGTCATGCTCCTCGAGTCGCCAGCGCTGGCGCGTTCGATCTATTACTCCACGGAGCTGGAAGAAGAAATCCCCGGCGGCCTGTACCTGGCTGTCGCTCAGGTATTGGCTTACGTCTACCAGATCCGCCAGCACCGCGCGGGCAAGGGCAAGTTCCCGGAACCGCTCAAGGACGACCTGCCGATCCCGCCGGATCTGCGGCGCGATTCCTGA
- a CDS encoding DUF6124 family protein produces MIKPTPNPPETDPTSPYESADSRKLHEAADRALDHYLCPPGSTPPPRKTRRMYAVTADFKNEELLADACETLASARTIVNDFTHLMPASQRRTLVGIAQLIMLGELAVNRVLDNLEIPPSQTSA; encoded by the coding sequence ATGATCAAACCAACACCCAACCCACCCGAAACCGACCCCACCTCACCCTACGAATCCGCCGACTCCAGAAAGCTTCACGAAGCCGCCGACCGCGCCCTGGATCACTATCTCTGCCCGCCCGGCTCTACGCCACCACCGCGCAAGACCCGCAGAATGTACGCCGTCACCGCGGACTTCAAAAACGAAGAGCTGCTGGCCGATGCCTGCGAAACCCTGGCCTCAGCCAGAACCATCGTCAATGACTTCACCCATCTCATGCCTGCCTCGCAGCGCAGGACGCTGGTGGGTATTGCGCAACTGATCATGCTCGGGGAACTGGCAGTGAATCGGGTGCTGGATAATCTGGAAATACCGCCGTCGCAGACTTCCGCGTGA
- a CDS encoding DUF6124 family protein, which produces MIKLTPNPPETDPASPYESADSRKLHEAADRALDHYLCPPGSTPPPRKTRRMYAVTADFKNEELLVDACETLASARTIVNDFSHLMPASQRRTLVGIAQLIMLGELAVNRVLDNLEIPPSPNPV; this is translated from the coding sequence ATGATCAAACTCACACCCAACCCACCCGAAACCGACCCCGCCTCGCCCTACGAATCCGCCGATTCCAGAAAACTTCACGAAGCCGCCGACCGCGCCCTCGATCACTATCTCTGCCCGCCCGGCTCTACGCCACCACCGCGCAAGACCCGCAGAATGTACGCCGTCACCGCGGACTTCAAAAACGAAGAGCTGCTGGTCGATGCCTGCGAAACCCTGGCTTCCGCCAGAACCATCGTCAATGACTTCAGCCATCTCATGCCCGCCTCGCAGCGCAGGACGCTGGTGGGGATTGCGCAACTGATCATGCTTGGGGAACTGGCCGTGAATCGGGTGCTGGATAATCTGGAAATACCGCCGTCGCCGAACCCTGTGTAA
- the flhA gene encoding flagellar biosynthesis protein FlhA, translating to MDRSQLINSARSNIADLSRGNLGVPLLLLVMLAMMMLPVPPFLLDVFFTFNIALSIVVLLVCVYALRPLDFAVFPTILLVATLLRLALNVASTRVVMLHGQDGHAAAGKVIQAFGEVVIGGNYVVGIVVFAILMIINFVVVTKGAGRISEVSARFTLDAMPGKQMAIDADLNAGLIDQAQAKARRQEVAQEAEFYGSMDGASKFVRGDAIAGLLILFINLIGGMAVGIFQHNMSFADAGKVYALLTIGDGLVAQLPSLLLSTAAAIMVTRASGSEDMGKQINRQMFASPKALAVAAGLMAVMGLVPGMPHFSFLSMAALAAGGAYLFWKKQNVAKVVALEEVKRQQELLPSPARAMETKELGWDDVTPIDMIGLEVGYRLIPLVDRNQGGQLLARIKGVRKKLSQDLGFLMPTVHIRDNLDLAPSAYRLTLMGVILAEAEIYPDRELAINPGQVYGSLNGITAKDPAFGLEAVWIEVSQRAQAQSLGYTVVDASTVVATHLNQILYKHSSELIGHEEVQQLMQLLAKSSPKLAEELVPGVVTLSQLLKVLQALLAEHVPVRDIRSIAEAIANNAAKSQDTAALVAAVRVGVSRAIVQSIVGTESELPVITLEPRLEQILLNSLQKAGQGSEEGVLLEPSMAEKLQRSLIEAAQRQEMQGQPVILLVAGPVRAMLSRFGRLAVPGLHVLAYQEIPDNKQVTIVATVGPNG from the coding sequence GTGGATCGCTCTCAGTTAATCAACAGTGCTCGCTCGAACATTGCCGACCTCAGTCGGGGCAATCTGGGTGTGCCGCTGTTGCTGCTGGTCATGCTGGCGATGATGATGTTGCCGGTGCCGCCGTTCCTGCTCGACGTGTTCTTCACCTTCAACATTGCCCTGTCGATCGTCGTGCTGCTGGTCTGCGTTTACGCCCTGCGGCCGCTGGATTTCGCGGTGTTTCCGACGATCCTGCTGGTGGCGACGCTGTTGCGACTGGCGCTGAACGTGGCGTCGACGCGGGTGGTGATGCTCCACGGTCAGGACGGCCACGCCGCTGCCGGTAAGGTGATCCAGGCCTTCGGTGAGGTGGTGATCGGCGGTAACTACGTGGTCGGTATCGTGGTTTTCGCGATCCTGATGATCATCAACTTCGTCGTGGTAACCAAAGGTGCCGGCCGGATCTCCGAGGTGAGCGCGCGTTTCACCCTCGATGCGATGCCCGGCAAACAAATGGCAATCGACGCCGACCTCAACGCCGGCCTGATCGACCAGGCCCAGGCCAAGGCCCGCCGTCAGGAAGTCGCCCAAGAGGCAGAGTTCTACGGTTCGATGGACGGTGCCAGCAAGTTCGTGCGCGGTGACGCCATCGCCGGTTTGCTGATTCTGTTCATCAACCTGATCGGCGGCATGGCCGTCGGTATCTTCCAGCACAACATGAGCTTCGCCGACGCGGGCAAGGTTTACGCCCTGCTGACCATCGGTGACGGTTTAGTGGCGCAATTGCCATCACTGTTGTTATCTACAGCGGCGGCGATCATGGTGACCCGTGCTTCCGGCTCGGAAGACATGGGCAAGCAGATCAATCGCCAGATGTTCGCCTCGCCCAAAGCGCTGGCGGTGGCTGCCGGCCTGATGGCGGTCATGGGCCTGGTGCCGGGCATGCCGCACTTCTCGTTCCTGAGCATGGCGGCACTGGCTGCCGGTGGCGCTTACCTGTTCTGGAAGAAGCAGAACGTGGCCAAGGTCGTCGCGCTGGAAGAGGTCAAGCGTCAGCAGGAACTGCTGCCGTCGCCGGCCCGCGCCATGGAAACCAAGGAGCTGGGCTGGGACGACGTGACCCCGATCGACATGATCGGCCTGGAAGTCGGCTACCGCCTGATTCCGCTGGTGGACCGCAACCAGGGCGGGCAATTGCTGGCGCGGATCAAGGGCGTGCGCAAGAAGCTCTCGCAGGATCTGGGCTTTCTGATGCCGACCGTGCACATCCGCGACAACCTCGATCTGGCACCGAGCGCCTACCGCCTGACCCTGATGGGCGTGATCCTGGCCGAAGCCGAGATCTACCCGGATCGCGAGCTGGCGATCAACCCGGGGCAGGTCTACGGCTCGCTCAACGGCATTACCGCCAAAGATCCGGCTTTCGGCCTGGAGGCGGTGTGGATCGAAGTCAGCCAGCGCGCCCAGGCGCAATCGCTCGGTTACACCGTGGTCGATGCCAGCACCGTGGTTGCGACCCACTTGAACCAGATTTTGTACAAGCACTCCAGCGAGCTGATCGGCCACGAGGAAGTGCAGCAATTGATGCAGTTGCTGGCCAAAAGCTCGCCAAAACTGGCTGAAGAGCTGGTGCCGGGCGTGGTCACGCTGTCGCAGCTGCTCAAAGTATTGCAGGCGTTGCTGGCCGAACACGTGCCGGTGCGCGATATCCGCAGCATTGCCGAAGCCATCGCCAACAATGCCGCCAAGAGTCAAGATACCGCCGCTTTGGTGGCCGCTGTGCGGGTCGGCGTATCTCGCGCCATCGTCCAAAGCATTGTAGGGACTGAGTCGGAGCTGCCAGTTATCACGCTGGAGCCAAGGTTGGAACAAATATTGCTCAATAGTCTGCAGAAGGCAGGACAAGGCTCGGAAGAGGGCGTTCTGCTGGAGCCGAGCATGGCCGAGAAGCTGCAGCGTTCGCTGATCGAAGCGGCGCAGCGCCAGGAAATGCAAGGTCAGCCGGTGATCCTGTTGGTAGCAGGCCCGGTTCGCGCGATGCTCTCGCGCTTTGGTCGCCTGGCAGTTCCCGGACTGCATGTGCTGGCCTACCAGGAAATTCCGGACAACAAGCAAGTGACCATCGTTGCGACAGTAGGGCCCAACGGCTGA